In Candidatus Mycalebacterium zealandia, one DNA window encodes the following:
- a CDS encoding radical SAM protein: protein MLSIREGAAGIAKYAYSRASGRPILANLEVTKLCNATCDFCDYWQTRHEVRLDDYRPVMRKINPLVTVVTGGEPMLRKDLPDIFSQIKETSIYIFTSMVTKGDLLDIGKARELFDAGMDQIAISLDFPGEMHDQYRGIKGLWNHISELMPQMAEEFPDKSIIVNTVIMDDNLDEVLNIADKAREWGIGISFSSYSVMKTNNESHLIDSKHAGRVRTLIDEIIERRRKWKGTILSSEYYLNQIPSYFERGGVPDCTAGIEHLQITPSGHIKRCSEMPVVAHWSEYEPGMFQPTKCEACWFSCRGETQAPQTMRRALEYMGVWI from the coding sequence ATGCTTTCGATTAGAGAAGGTGCGGCCGGTATAGCGAAATACGCTTACTCCAGAGCTTCCGGAAGACCCATACTTGCGAATCTTGAAGTTACAAAACTTTGTAACGCGACCTGCGATTTTTGTGATTACTGGCAGACGCGCCACGAAGTCCGCCTTGACGACTACCGACCCGTGATGCGGAAAATCAACCCGCTTGTTACGGTTGTAACCGGCGGCGAGCCAATGCTCAGGAAAGACCTCCCGGACATTTTCAGCCAAATCAAAGAGACTTCCATTTACATTTTCACCTCAATGGTTACCAAAGGCGACCTGCTTGACATCGGCAAGGCGCGCGAACTTTTTGACGCCGGAATGGATCAGATAGCCATTTCGCTTGATTTTCCGGGTGAGATGCACGACCAATACAGGGGAATCAAAGGGCTTTGGAATCACATTTCCGAACTTATGCCTCAAATGGCGGAGGAGTTTCCGGACAAAAGCATCATAGTGAACACCGTGATAATGGACGACAATCTGGACGAGGTTTTGAACATTGCGGACAAGGCGAGAGAGTGGGGCATAGGCATATCTTTCAGTTCGTATTCCGTTATGAAAACAAACAACGAATCACATTTGATTGACTCCAAACACGCTGGGCGCGTGAGAACGCTTATTGATGAAATTATTGAAAGAAGGCGCAAGTGGAAGGGGACTATTCTTTCGAGCGAATATTACTTGAATCAAATCCCCTCATATTTTGAGCGCGGTGGCGTGCCGGATTGCACGGCGGGAATTGAGCATCTGCAAATCACTCCGAGCGGCCACATAAAACGGTGCAGTGAAATGCCCGTTGTGGCGCACTGGTCTGAATATGAACCGGGAATGTTTCAGCCCACAAAATGCGAAGCGTGCTGGTTCAGTTGCCGCGGCGAAACGCAAGCCCCGCAAACAATGAGACGCGCCCTTGAATACATGGGCGTTTGGATTTAA
- a CDS encoding SDR family oxidoreductase, which produces MAKDTQKKWAIILGASSGFGQAAAVELAKNGMNICGVHLDRKAGLGNVEKIKSAIESEGAKALFFNVNAADPEKRAEVLDSLAGPAGAESPVKVLLHSLAFGTLKHYVSDKPEEMLTNKNMDMTLDVMAHSLVYWSQDVVTRKLMGEGGRIFAMTSSGSHRVWPTYGAVSAAKAALEHHIRQLAVELAPKKITANSIRAGVTDTPALRKIPGNEALVENAMRVNPSGRLTTTEDVAKTIALLAQSGADWVTGNVIGVDGGEDLI; this is translated from the coding sequence ATGGCAAAAGACACTCAAAAGAAATGGGCTATCATCTTAGGCGCGTCAAGCGGTTTCGGACAAGCGGCGGCGGTTGAGCTCGCGAAAAACGGAATGAATATCTGCGGAGTCCATCTGGACAGAAAAGCCGGATTGGGAAACGTGGAAAAGATTAAAAGCGCTATTGAATCCGAAGGAGCAAAAGCGCTGTTTTTCAACGTCAATGCGGCAGACCCGGAAAAGCGCGCGGAGGTTCTGGATTCTCTGGCAGGGCCGGCCGGCGCGGAAAGTCCGGTAAAGGTTCTTCTGCACTCGCTCGCGTTTGGAACCCTCAAACACTACGTTTCGGACAAGCCGGAGGAAATGCTCACAAACAAGAACATGGATATGACGCTTGATGTGATGGCGCACAGCCTTGTTTACTGGTCGCAGGACGTTGTAACGCGAAAACTCATGGGCGAAGGCGGCAGAATTTTCGCGATGACAAGTTCGGGAAGCCACAGGGTATGGCCCACATACGGAGCCGTTTCGGCGGCAAAAGCGGCGCTTGAACACCACATTCGCCAACTTGCCGTTGAACTCGCGCCGAAAAAAATCACCGCAAACTCAATAAGAGCCGGTGTAACAGACACGCCCGCGCTCAGAAAAATCCCCGGAAACGAAGCACTTGTTGAAAACGCCATGCGGGTCAATCCGTCCGGGCGGCTGACCACAACCGAGGATGTTGCCAAAACAATAGCCCTTCTCGCGCAAAGCGGAGCGGACTGGGTAACGGGCAATGTTATCGGCGTTGACGGCGGTGAAGATTTGATATGA
- a CDS encoding cysteine--tRNA ligase, which produces MSKLPEIKLYNTVSRMKETFVPKNPGKVGIYVCGPTVYDSAHLGHARSAVSFDVIRRFLIHTGYEVTFVRNYTDVDDKIINRANETGKTCEEITETYIKDYSEDMEALGVRTPDVEPRVTTHMAQIVALVGKIIESGIGYESDGDVFFSVRKFNEYGKLSRRTLDSMLEAVRIDLNEKKEDALDFALWKAAKPGEPSWNSPWGKGRPGWHIECSAMSMEYLGMDFDIHGGGKDLIFPHHENEIAQSEAAGGGFAKYWMHNGLIQINREKMSKSLDNFLTVKQALERWSPEAIRLFFLLHHYRNPADFSEKALDEAEASLGRLYKTIGRAKAAGNDGDDDGKLAESVKKFKEKSFGAMLDDFNSAEATGHLFDLIREINRSLDSNPAGSGAIASALGAIEEFAGVVRILAGDPDEYKKGAMDAEISEDEITGLIAEREAARKEKDWSKADEIRNTLAEKGVVLEDGAEGTVWSLKRKQ; this is translated from the coding sequence ATGAGCAAACTTCCTGAAATCAAACTTTACAACACGGTTTCGCGGATGAAAGAAACCTTTGTGCCGAAAAACCCCGGCAAGGTCGGCATATATGTTTGCGGGCCCACAGTGTATGACTCAGCCCATCTCGGGCACGCGCGTTCGGCGGTTTCTTTTGATGTCATAAGGCGGTTTCTCATCCATACGGGTTATGAAGTTACTTTTGTGAGAAACTACACCGATGTTGACGACAAAATCATCAACCGCGCCAATGAAACAGGCAAAACATGCGAGGAAATCACCGAAACTTATATTAAAGATTACAGCGAGGATATGGAAGCGCTCGGCGTCCGCACGCCCGATGTTGAGCCGAGGGTTACCACCCACATGGCGCAAATCGTCGCGCTTGTCGGGAAAATTATTGAAAGCGGAATCGGATACGAATCGGACGGAGATGTTTTCTTTTCGGTTAGAAAGTTCAACGAATACGGCAAACTGTCGCGCAGGACTCTTGACTCAATGCTTGAAGCGGTGCGCATAGACCTGAACGAAAAAAAGGAAGACGCGCTTGACTTCGCGCTCTGGAAGGCGGCAAAGCCCGGCGAACCGAGTTGGAACAGCCCGTGGGGGAAAGGACGGCCCGGCTGGCACATAGAGTGCAGCGCGATGAGCATGGAATATCTTGGAATGGATTTTGACATACACGGCGGCGGGAAAGATTTGATTTTTCCGCACCACGAGAACGAAATTGCGCAGTCCGAAGCCGCAGGCGGCGGATTCGCTAAATACTGGATGCACAACGGGCTGATTCAGATAAACAGAGAAAAAATGAGCAAATCGCTTGATAATTTTCTCACGGTCAAACAGGCGCTTGAAAGATGGTCTCCCGAAGCGATTCGCCTTTTCTTCCTGCTTCACCACTACCGCAATCCGGCGGATTTTTCAGAAAAAGCCCTTGATGAGGCCGAAGCGTCTCTGGGACGGCTTTACAAAACAATCGGACGGGCAAAAGCGGCGGGCAATGACGGCGACGATGACGGCAAACTTGCCGAGTCTGTAAAAAAATTCAAAGAAAAAAGTTTCGGCGCGATGCTTGATGATTTTAACTCCGCCGAAGCAACAGGTCATCTGTTTGACCTCATAAGGGAAATCAACCGCTCGCTTGATTCAAACCCCGCCGGTTCGGGCGCGATTGCGTCCGCGCTTGGCGCGATAGAGGAATTCGCGGGTGTCGTGAGAATACTTGCCGGCGACCCCGACGAGTATAAGAAAGGCGCGATGGACGCGGAAATATCCGAAGACGAAATCACCGGACTTATAGCGGAAAGAGAAGCCGCGAGAAAGGAAAAAGACTGGAGCAAAGCGGACGAAATCCGAAACACACTAGCGGAAAAAGGCGTTGTTCTTGAAGACGGTGCTGAGGGAACTGTGTGGAGTTTAAAAAGGAAACAATGA
- a CDS encoding M48 family metalloprotease — translation MRTAAVIIAVTLAITPVTHAGIFGEIDKFLHSVTESVTEKDKITGLRSLSLQDRKAQIKQADSAALSTIKKYGSNINERVSRSQYLRLKKIFERVHKVSHLRDEKWTVVLLPEKSFNAFVTGGTFVFANLGFMEFCNDDEAAAVIGHEIGHVTANHAFEMHSYLLAATLADAKNLKKEGCAALAGYDPLVLRANSGGPITPGMSFYVSFSDPNLLNYVPYIQNGQAKLNFKITDVRL, via the coding sequence ATGAGAACAGCCGCCGTAATCATTGCGGTCACGCTTGCCATCACGCCCGTAACACACGCTGGCATTTTTGGCGAAATTGACAAATTTCTCCATTCTGTAACCGAGAGTGTAACGGAAAAGGACAAGATTACGGGGCTTCGTTCCCTCAGTCTTCAAGACAGGAAGGCGCAAATAAAGCAGGCAGATTCAGCCGCTCTTTCCACTATCAAAAAATACGGTAGCAATATCAACGAAAGGGTCAGCCGTTCCCAATACCTCCGTTTGAAAAAAATCTTTGAGCGTGTTCACAAAGTCAGCCACCTTCGCGATGAGAAATGGACAGTTGTCCTATTGCCAGAAAAAAGTTTCAATGCTTTTGTCACCGGCGGCACTTTTGTGTTCGCCAATCTCGGCTTTATGGAGTTCTGCAATGATGACGAAGCCGCCGCAGTCATCGGACACGAAATCGGCCATGTAACGGCAAATCACGCTTTTGAGATGCATTCATATCTGCTCGCTGCCACTCTTGCAGACGCAAAGAATTTGAAAAAAGAGGGTTGCGCCGCACTTGCGGGATATGACCCGCTTGTGTTAAGAGCAAACTCTGGTGGACCAATTACGCCCGGAATGTCTTTTTATGTTTCTTTCTCAGACCCTAACCTACTTAATTACGTGCCTTACATTCAAAACGGACAAGCAAAACTCAACTTCAAAATCACCGATGTGCGGTTATGA